The nucleotide window CACCAGTCGTCAGCGCCCGATGCGGGTTCCGCGATGGAGGCTCCGACGGGCCCCAGCGTTCCCGACGGTGAGTGGACCCGACCGGAGATGTATCGCGCGGTCATCGAACTGGAGGCACCGTCCGCGGCACTCGACGACTTAGCTGCGGTTCGGCAGTTGGTTGACGACGTCGTCGAGCGCTTCGGGTTCACGCTCCTCCAATACGAGGCCGTCGACTTCGCACCGATCGGCGTGACTGGCTTCGGTGTCATCGGCGAGTCACACATCTCCGTACACACGTGGCCGGAACATCGGTACGCGCACGTCGAACTGTTGACGTGCACGGACCTCCCAGACGCCGAAACGCTCCGTGAGCGGTTCCCGCTCCCCGACGAGTACCTCGTGGAGGTGCGTCGCAGTGAGCCGTGAGGCGTCCGCAGCGTTGTGTGCCGACGAGTGTGGCTCCGCCTGCTGTACCGGAGGCGCGTACCTTCGACCGGCGGATGCAGACCGGCTCCGGGCGGCGGGACACGAGACCGCCGTCGCCGACGACGGTCGCCGGACGGCAACAGGAGCCGACGGTGCATGCCAGCTTCTAGACGAGGAGGGGCACTGCACCGTCTACGACGACCGCCCCCTCGACTGTCGACTCTTCCCGCTCGGGTTCGTGCTCGACGACGAATCGGCGGTCGTTCGGATCGTCCTAGTTGGCTGCCCACTCAGTAGCCGATACTCGAGTGATGACCGGCGCGAGCTCGTGTCACGGGCACGGGCGCTTCTGGCGAAGTTCGACGCCACGGAACTGCGTCGATACGACGACCTCCCGTTCACCGGTGAGCACAACGAACTGGCGACGATCGCTTACGACACCCTTCCACACGACCTATGACCTACGACACTACCGAGACCCACTGGTTCGCGAACTACCACTCCGAGACGATGTATCAGTACGTCTGTGCAGAGCCGATCCACGTCGAGGACACCAGCCTCCAGAAGGTGACCGTCCTCGACTCCGAGCGCTACGGCCGGATAATGACCCTCGAAGGTGAGATCCAAATCGCGACCGATTGCGACCACTGTGTCCACGAGCCGATGATCCATCCGGCGATGTTGACGCACCCGGACCCGCAGGACGTCCTCGTCATCGGCGGTGGTGACGGAGGGTCCAGCCGTGAACTACTCAAGCACGACCCGCGACGCATCGACGTCGTCGAACTCGACAAACGCGTGGTCGAGGTGTGTAAGTCGTACTTCCCGGAGTTCGCGGCCGGGTTCGACGACGACCGCGTCACCCTCCACTTTGAGGACGGGCGAGAATTCGTTCGTGAGACGGAGCGGGAGTACGACGTCGTTGTCTTGGACATCTCCGACCCCAAGGGGCCCGCCTCGTCGGTGTTCACGCGGGAGTTCTATACGGAACTACGGCGGTGTCTCCGTGACGACGGTGTTCTAGTCACGCACTGTGAATCGCCGGACTCGGCCGGCGATACGTTCTACCGCATCAACGCCACCCTGAGTGACGTGTTCGAGTTCGCGCGCCCATACCGACACTGGGTCCCGGCGTACATCGACTTCTGGGGACGCACCGTCGTGTCGGACGCCCACGACCCCCTCGAGTTGACAGTTGAGGAGATCGCGACGCGGCTCGACGAGCGGGGGATCGACACCGAGTGGCTCACGCCGGACCTGTGCCATGCCATGTTCCGGTCGCTGAACAAGCGAGTTCGCTCGAACCTCAACGAGGAGTGGCCCATCCTCACCGAGGAGGCGACGGTGGAGTTCACTCGCCCCTGACAGCCTCACACTGTCGGTGCGTTGTTCCCCGGCTGGTGAACGGTCCGGGGTGGACTGGACCCGAGAGTTATTTGACTACGTCCTGATCCACTCACACAAGACCTCCGATGGGCGTTGGGAATGGCTCGGGGAAAACACCGTCAGGGACAACAAAGACGGCTATTTCATATCGCTTCCGGCGGACCCAGGGGGCGTCGAGGAGTTGATCTTCAGCGCGCCCGAGAACGCAGAACTGGCCGGTTACTGGTCGTGGGATAGGGCCGCAGGATGGATCCTGCTGTCCGAACAACAGCTGCGACACGGTGACGAACACAACGGCGATCTCATTTCGGCATACCCACCGAAATACGATCTCAGAAATGGAGGTCGGATCGAGATCCCGGACATGTTGTTCGCCGGCTCAGACGACCCGCAATCGGACTTCGACCAGAGGGTACCGAGCCACGTCGCGATGAACGCCGGAGAGACGCGGCACTTCTTCACGTGGTCCGAGTGGGGAGAATCCGGCCCGAACGCCATGGTCCTGTTGAGCATGAAGGACCTCGACATTCCCGGTCCCAGTGGGCAGGGGATGACGTTCGGGTCCAGCGGTCCGCGTTTTGGGGGCGATTCTGTGGCGGATATCCTTCCCGACCCGCACTTCGAGCTCGAGGCCGCCAACTCATAGCTCGAACGCCCGCTGGACTCCCAACTCCGTCGGCTGTGCGTCTACCGGTCGGTGTCGATCGAGGTGGTAGTAGAGGGTTCCATGCAGGTCGGTGACCGCCTCTGCGATTCGAGTGACACTCTCGACCGTGTCGACGATCACGGATCGTGGGTGGTGAGGACGGGGACACGCCACCGCGACGGTTTGGGTTTCGCCGATCACGTACACTCTCCCCTGTCTGTGTGTCATAGCTGAGTAGTCCAGCCGAAGGTCTTTGCTATTATATATACTTTTTATACTACTTGCCTCACTACAGAGTCCGTCTGAATGTTCGCTCGGAACTTCGCTCGATATCCCTTCGACACTCCTCGAAGAACTTTCCACAGAAACCGACCTCACCCTTCTGCTTTCGCGATCGTGAGCGGCCGGTCCTGAAACAATACCACCTTCCAAATCTCGCTGTCTCGTCCGATTCACACAGGTGTCTCGTCGGGGGATAGCGAACGATGGATGCGGTTTTTGGGGTGGGCAATTAGTGAAATATTCATATATGATAAAATTGGGCTGAGATTCAATATGTAGATAATAAAGAGGGCAAGAGAATGGATCCACTCGATTCGTTGGAAAAGATGCTGAACCGGAAGCTTGGTTACGAAATCATGTACAAATTACTGGAGTCTGACTCCTCTAGAGTAAGAAGATCTGAACTAGTCAGACACAGTGGGGCTAAATCTGAAACGGTTCGGGTCTGGCTGAATGACGCTGAAGAAGCGGGGATTGTCAAAAATAACAAGTACCATAATTCAGACGGAGAGGAAATCTCAGAGTATGAGTCACTTGTCTCTATTGTCGGTGAGCGCAGGGAGGTACTCAGGAGTAGAGGTTCAGAGCCGCGTGATGTAAATGGCCAACATACCGACAGAACTGGAATATCTGCTTGGGATGACGGACATCGATCTTCGGGGTCGGGCAAAAAATAGATTATTTTTATTAAATCCAAAGCTACAGCCCCCAGAGCTCGAAGCGCACGACAGTGATCGCTTCGAGGTAGTAAGCCACAGCACCGGACAGACTTAGTGGTCGCTCACCGTATCTACTTCGAATGCAACGGAGGTGGCACTTGGCCCTCGTCGCTGTGGTTGTCGTCCTCGCGGGCTGCACTGGGGGAACACCAGGCGTCACGGATGACGGTGGGTCACCGGTACCGT belongs to Halobaculum rubrum and includes:
- the speD gene encoding S-adenosylmethionine decarboxylase is translated as MAHQSSAPDAGSAMEAPTGPSVPDGEWTRPEMYRAVIELEAPSAALDDLAAVRQLVDDVVERFGFTLLQYEAVDFAPIGVTGFGVIGESHISVHTWPEHRYAHVELLTCTDLPDAETLRERFPLPDEYLVEVRRSEP
- a CDS encoding YkgJ family cysteine cluster protein, whose protein sequence is MSREASAALCADECGSACCTGGAYLRPADADRLRAAGHETAVADDGRRTATGADGACQLLDEEGHCTVYDDRPLDCRLFPLGFVLDDESAVVRIVLVGCPLSSRYSSDDRRELVSRARALLAKFDATELRRYDDLPFTGEHNELATIAYDTLPHDL
- the speE gene encoding polyamine aminopropyltransferase, which codes for MTYDTTETHWFANYHSETMYQYVCAEPIHVEDTSLQKVTVLDSERYGRIMTLEGEIQIATDCDHCVHEPMIHPAMLTHPDPQDVLVIGGGDGGSSRELLKHDPRRIDVVELDKRVVEVCKSYFPEFAAGFDDDRVTLHFEDGREFVRETEREYDVVVLDISDPKGPASSVFTREFYTELRRCLRDDGVLVTHCESPDSAGDTFYRINATLSDVFEFARPYRHWVPAYIDFWGRTVVSDAHDPLELTVEEIATRLDERGIDTEWLTPDLCHAMFRSLNKRVRSNLNEEWPILTEEATVEFTRP